The genomic DNA GCTATTGGCGGGATCACAACCAACGGTGCCATTCTTAAAGAGCCGGGAGTAGTTGAATGGAGGGGAAAAGGGATTACCATCATAGGCCTATATCCCCAGGGACACGATGAGTTTATTGGTGAGATTGCAGAGCTTTTTAATAAAGCGGGGCTTGAGACCCATATTACTAACAATATTATTGGATGGATTTGGGCAAAGGCAATAGTTAACTCCGCCATAAACACAATTGGGAGTATATTAGAGATAAAGAATGGGGTCATAAAAGACAATCAATACTTACTATCCGCAGCCATGGAAGTTATAAAGGAAGGATGTAGGATTGCATTAAAAAATGGAATAGAGTTTGAGGTTCCACCAATGGAACTATTTTTTCAAACCCTAGAACAAACTAAAGATAACTACAATTCGACGCTTCAAGATTTATGGAGGGGTAAACGAACCGAGATAGATTATATAAATGGCAAAATAGTCGAGTATGGGAGGTACGTTAATCTTGAGGCACCGCTGAATTCTCTCCTGTGGGCTCTTATAAAAGCAAAAGAGGAGCTGAGAAGCAATGTTCGGTGGGAAGGAAAATGATGTGTTTACTAAGATTGAACACCACTTAAACGCAGTTGAAGAAACATTGGAAAAATTTAGAGAAATGTTCCATGCCTACTTAGACATGGATATCCAAAAAGCTGAAAATCTACTTAAAGAGGTCGAGAGAAATGAAGGAAAGGCAGATGACCTTAGGAGAGAGATTGAATTAATGCTGTATGCTGGAGCATTTATCCCAGCCAATAGAGGAGATTATATAAGGCTTAGCGAACTTATAGATAATATAGCAGACGCCGCAGAAAGTGCAGCTCACACTCTAATTTTTGCCAAACCAAATGTTCCTAAAAATCTTAGAGAAGACCTTCTCAAGCTTGTTAGTGAATCGCTCAAAACATTTGAATATTTAAAACTCTCAACCCTAGCCCTTGAAAAAGATGTGGACAAAGCATTAAACTTAGCAAAAGAGACTGAGATACAAGAAGAAAAAGCTGACGAAATCGAATATGAAGTACTTAGGAAAATTTTCTCAGACAAAGACATTTCAACATACGCAAAGCTTATCTGGAACCAAGTAATCACAAAGATTGGTGACATTGCCGATAGGGCTGAGGATGCATCCGACCATATAATGTTGATGGCAGTTAAAAGGAGGTGACAAGCTATGAAGGTGCTTGTCGCGGCTCCCCTACACGAAAGGGCGATTCAGGTTTTGAAGGATGCAGGATTGGAGGTCATCTACGAGGAGTATCCTGATGAAGAAAAGTTGATTGAGCTTGTCAAAGACGTTGAGGCTATAATTGTTAGGAGCAAGCCAAAAGTCACTAAAAAGGTTATAGAAAATGCTCCAAAGCTTAAGGTCATTGCAAGGGCAGGCGTGGGTTTGGACAATATCGACGTCGAGGCGGCAAAAGAAAGGGGTATTGAAGTTGTAAATGCTCCTGGGGCTAGCTCAAGGAGTGTTGCTGAGTTAACAGTTGGATTAATCTTCGCTGTGGCAAGAAAGATAGCCTACGCCGACAGGAAAATGAGGGAAGGAGTTTGGGCAAAAAAGGAGTGCATGGGTATAGAACTCGAGGGCAAGACAATAGGAATCGTAGGG from Pyrococcus kukulkanii includes the following:
- a CDS encoding TIGR00153 family protein is translated as MFGGKENDVFTKIEHHLNAVEETLEKFREMFHAYLDMDIQKAENLLKEVERNEGKADDLRREIELMLYAGAFIPANRGDYIRLSELIDNIADAAESAAHTLIFAKPNVPKNLREDLLKLVSESLKTFEYLKLSTLALEKDVDKALNLAKETEIQEEKADEIEYEVLRKIFSDKDISTYAKLIWNQVITKIGDIADRAEDASDHIMLMAVKRR
- a CDS encoding 2-dehydropantoate 2-reductase codes for the protein MEIYILGAGAIGSLFGGLLARTGAEVLLIGRDPHIRSIKERGLIIKGIVNEEIRINATTSIPKEKPDLIILSTKAYSTEDALKSAKDIVKETWVLSIQNGIGNEDKVLRFGGKAIGGITTNGAILKEPGVVEWRGKGITIIGLYPQGHDEFIGEIAELFNKAGLETHITNNIIGWIWAKAIVNSAINTIGSILEIKNGVIKDNQYLLSAAMEVIKEGCRIALKNGIEFEVPPMELFFQTLEQTKDNYNSTLQDLWRGKRTEIDYINGKIVEYGRYVNLEAPLNSLLWALIKAKEELRSNVRWEGK